A window of Anabas testudineus chromosome 7, fAnaTes1.2, whole genome shotgun sequence genomic DNA:
GAGTAGTAGTAAGAGTATTCTGCAAAGGAATGTAATGTAACTGATACATTTGTATATATTATACTATTTGGCAATAATGATCCATTAGTGCCTACGCAATACATTGTTAGTTTTAAACACTTAATATTCAGGTGGGTAGTACAAAATCAGACAAATGAGAGGGGTAATGAGGGGGTAAGAAAAAATATCTGCTATGTTTgcttgttagtttgttttttgaaagaTTTGGCACTTTTACCTCTTTTAGCCAAACAGCTGAATGAAACCATACAAAAAGTTTATGTAGAGAGGAAATATTTGACATGTGAAAACTCCAACCTGACCTGGAcacagctttattaaaaaacagtcacaaacaACAGGTTTAATCTAAAAGAATAAATCTGACATATAACACTTTAATATGTTCTTTATGTGTAACATCAGTGATCACTGATCAAAATCTTTATCTTATCGGATCTTTAACTGTAAAGTGCGTTAAGATGACTTTTGTAGTGATTTGGcactatttaaaaaactgtattGAATTGATCTGTTTGATCTTATCAACAGGTGATGTTGGTGATCAAGGTGATAAGGGATCCATCGGCAAGGCTATCGATGGGCCCCCTGGAGACCAAGGTTACCAAGGTATGTAGTCTTCTACAACACGCTCTAATATGAGTTAAAACATTGTTGCCTACAACCCATAGTGACTATATTGTCTGTACTGACCTGAAAACAAAGATGTACAGTAACTAATGAGTTTCACTATGGCTGGATTATATTGCGATGTGCCAGATTCAGAGCAAACTTGAAGTTATTAGAACTGAATTGTGAATCTCTATTTTAcaacttgtttgtttgtctgttttgcttAATGTCTGTATTCTGCCTATAGGTCTTCCAGGAGTACCTGGCATTGTTAAGGATGGGCGCGATGGTTCTCCTGGAGATCCAGGTGAGCCTGGAGAGTCAGGCAGGGTAGGCAGGACTGGGCACCAGGGACCTCCTGGTATCTGTGACACATCAGCCTGCCAGGGAGCATCAGTTGCTGGGAAATCCTCTAACCCTAAAAACCATTAAGCGTTACTTCCGGCAACCTGACGCCAAGACCCCTTGAGTAAGGGAAGGAAGGAATGAATGACAAAATTAAATTCATGTGTCACAAGATGAGGAGAGTAACAACAACAGGTGTCATATTTGGAGAGGAGTAGAGGAATTTCTGTGGAGTGACATGAATAACCAGAGCAactgagacacaaaaacatcaagatGACATCCAGAAGTAAAGTGGACAGAGGCACAAAGGAGTGCGGGAGAACAACTGCACTGCTCTGAATAACAGAATCACATAACAAGACTTGACTTACAAACAGCCGGAAAATGAATGACGAGTCCTCTGTGTATAAAACCATTGTACATGTTGTTTCCATGCCCCTTTTACTTTGGTTAACATCCTTTAGGTAGACGATGCtctaaaaacagcagtgactcTGAAGCAAATGTGCATGTATCATGGTCCATTAGAGTAAATCACAGGTGTTACCTCAACATACAAGCTTACAGtgtaaaatattgaaaaaaatagGTGCTAGAGACAAAATGTCTCTTTTAAGGAGCTGTGTATGTATTGTAAaaccaataaataataaatacccAGGCGCCCTGAAATTATCTAGATGGATGCAAAAATTGTAAAACCTTTGATGATTGTtttttacaactttttttttttttttttttttacatgtaaaacTGATTCTCTAGATTTGagaatcacaaacacaataaaacatgtgGATGCCTAAATTAGacattgtaaaataatgttaagaATCTttggaacaaaataaaaatgtttttcttgtttttttcttccacatCCACTATGTACTACCGGTGCTGTAACAATTAAATATACATGACTTTaaatactatttattatttgtgggtgactgttgtatgtacagtaagaTGCTACAGCGACATGTTGtaagaaagaacaaataaagccacttttcagtaaaaaataaatactctTCTCTACATATCAAATAAACAGTCTGTAAGTCCAAAAATTCTATTAGTttacaaaacatcaacatttatttctatgcAATTTAATGCAAAAGTCGTCAATATGTGATTGAAGACTGAACACATAGGacacaaaaactgaataaaatgcTTTAGGAACAAATTTAAACAATGTATTAGAAACAGGCATTAAAAGGGACAGATGATATTAAAACTAGCTACATTTATGAGATTTATGATACATATGAGCTGAAAACTACTCATTAGAGCAGTAGCTCATCTTGTTTTTCCAAAGGGAAACAGTGCCACCTGTCGATGACTCTTTGAAAAGTTCATTTTCACTGATGTTTACTCTGTGGTGCTGAGGAAAGCCAACCGTTTTTGAGCATGCTTGGGTAGTGAACACCTTTCACCTTCTAGATCAGTGCAGTGTAGTCAGAAGTAGAGCTTATCTCAGAAGGGGACTTTTGTCgatttaaaatgtaacaacACATCAACATATCCACATTGTCAGAGCTCATGAGACAACATGAACTACTTTAAACGTTCCCAAATATCTAGCTGATTTATTAGACAAAACAGTAAGTGGTAAGGGGGGATTCATTGTTCGACTGCAAGAGGAATGCTCAGTGTCTCGTCCTCATCCTGGTTGTCCTGGCCTGAAGAAGTGCTGGATTTAAGGACTCCTTTTTCATTTGTAAGTGACTTCTGAAACTCCTGTAAATGTTGAGAAATGCAGATTATTATGCTTTATGACAGATAATATCAGTATTAATTCATTTCTTGTCTGTGCATATTTAGACTGGTGTATTTGAACACTATCATGATAATGAGGCTGGACAGGTGGGGGTTTGCTTAAATGTACTTTCATGTATTTTTCAGTATGTAAATCTATTTTCACAGACTACATAATTGGAACATTATATAACCCatcatattaaaacaataaagctTATTCGATTTTATGCTGTAATATTAAGCAGAATTTGATTTGAActctttaaatgacaaaaatcataaaaaatcaGCTCCAGTACATTTTAATCGACCAGaggaaatgtaattaaactCTCATCTTCCTGCCTCAGGTTTTCTCATCTCAAACAACTCACTTTCCGATGATCAGGccaacatatttaacattaacttaGTTTAACATTACCATCAATTTTTAACTCCAAGATGAAACCACACAAATGTACCTCTTTGAATGTCTCTCCATATGTTTTGTTGATGTATCTGAGGTAGGCAGTGGTCCACTGTAGGGTGGTCACTTTGTCTGTATCTGAGTCACAGAACGGCACCAGCATGTTCAGCTCGTCACAGTACAGACGAATCTTCTTTCTGCACAGACCGTCCTATTAGATTCTAAAGTCTCATGTCCAGCTGTTTATATATGTAACaattagtttcattttaaattaatctgCATATTATTGTTTCAGTTAATCAATAAATTGTTTGGTTTATCAAATATCAGAAAATAATCAAAGTTTTGCATCACAGTTTCCCAGAGCCCAAGATTCTACTACAACTAGGCCATGATACATTATAGTGGATGATAAAGTATAAGTCCACATGGGctttttttctatttagttAATGAACATGTGGAGGATTAAGAGCACTAACTAGGGATCAGTAGATGTCCAAGTTATGTGgctaacatttgtttttcagtatcAATTCATCTGCTACTTGCTAAGTCCAGGTTGATATCTGTACTATCAGCACTCTAATACCCTTCAATAAATCTCATATTTTAACACTTCTGGTCTGTCCTCTGGGCAAAAGCTTATGATGAAGTATAACCctaatttgtattattatgtaGGGAATAATGTATTGAAAGAAGTAATGGAGTAACTGCAGACACAGCCTGTAATGATGACTAAGCTGTTAAACTGACATGTTACAGtctcacattaaaacacaaggTTGTTGTTACTGGCAAAAAAGAAAGCATCAAATGGGGAATGACAGATTCTTTCATGAGACCATGTGACAAATGAAAGGTGCAGAGACACATTCGGCAGTTAGTAAGGACTACTCACCGGCGTTCCTTCTCCTTACTGTTATGCCTCTCCCTGCGCTGGTTAAGTGACATAGAAGATCGAGCTCTTTTTCTGGTGCTAGTTCCGGCTTCTCCAGCCGTGTTCGTTGGAACTTTTACAGTCTTGGTGGGTTGAGCGTTTTGGACGCGACCGTGATTCCTGGCGGCAGCAGGCGTCACCATATCACCTATGAAAACCATATAAAACTAAGCCTGACACAGACTTCTGCATTATGGCAGGCAGCAGCTATAAACTGTTACAGTACGGAGTACTGATATTACTTTGCATATTCACCAACTGCTGCTCTTCAGTTGGGCAGCTGCTGCTCATATAGTGAGCTTTAGTAGAAATCCTCTCTGggtgaaaattaaatgaaaaactcTTGGGAATGATAAATCCTTGATGTTTGTTAGGTTCAATGATGTAAGGAATATGGCCAATCAcctgaaatgtaataaaaaaacaaaaaaactaatcatCACAtaataaatttttattttagtctgtAAGGATATGCATCTGCTTATTTTTTCCATCATACTTGACCACACATATTGGTGACTGGATTAAACACCTCCCCTACATATGGGCTGGAAACCTCAAATGGATttgctctgtctgttttcatccATTTCTGCATTTGAGGATGTATGACTGATTCTTGAGACTCTGTAGACTGCTGGAGTATAGTCaaaaagctgaaacacacacaaacagattcaTTCAGTAATAAATAGCTCATCAGCATTGTAGGGTTATATTTACTAATAAACTCAAAACTCAAACAATAATACACGTTGTTAGTGAACCCTACTTGTTGAGAACTGCTGACTGAAGATCTTGTGGTCTTGGTGCATCAGCAGACACATTGTTAAACCTTTTTTCTAAGCAAACTCTAGCAGCAGATCTGGATCGTTTCTGTGAAGATGTGCTGCTGTTGGAGGTCGGACTGTCTTCGCCTCTGATTTTGGCCAGCACAAAACCCGGGACGTCTCCATAAGAAGCTGGCGTCTTTTCTCCTGGCATCACCAGACAGTGTTCGTCAGTAGAAGTTGACAGGTCAATTGCTTGTGTGGTTGTGAGAGGAGAAATCACTGTGGACCCAACACCGTCTTTCATCATCCCCGCGACAGGGCGAGACCCAGCATCTGGTCCATCTGGAGGTCCAGTTTGTGCCTCCATATGCACTTGGATAAGGTGCTGAAGGTGCATGTATTCAACTTCTGTCATCTCCATCAGACCAAGGTCACTCCCCAACATGTGCATCTGATCATGTGTCAAACATCCACTTTGGCTCAAAATCACCCCAGCAGAGTCACAGGTGTCTTTGGATGGAGCAGATAGCCCACACGGGTGATTTTACAAGCTGTGGAAAACAGTTCAGTTTGTCTAGAGCAAATTAACACTTTAACTCACACTCTAAATCAAAGTAGTCTGTATAGGACAAACTCCATAATTAGTCAACGTTAACTAGCTAGTTACCAAAGCTAGCTCGGGAAATTAGCTTAGCGAACGAGGGAcgttagttagctagctagctaacgttcAAAAAAATGTAAAGCTCTTCCGCCTTAAAAAAATGGTCAACTGGGTAATATTTTTAGTAgctaattattaaataataatattaataggTTGCAGTTTAAACCCGTTTTCTATATTTCTCTCTAGATTTCCCTCAGGTCTTCAACTTACTGTCTCTGTGGCTGGTGGTGACAAACAGACGTTGGTGTGCAGTTCCCGGACGTCGGTAAAGCTACACTCTGATTAATAAAGGAGGATTGGATTATTAAAAATGATGTCGAACAAAACCTGACTTTTTACCAAATTGGCGATGAAATATCTATATAGCGTTACACATATATAGTTCACATTTTTACCCCAAATAAATTATCATAGATTGCTAATTGTACTGTGCAGTAGAATGATGCCTTCACGTACAGCAAAGCACAGTAAAGAATAGTTCAGTGAGTCCAGTGTGTTGGTGTCAAATTATAAAACTTagagttaaaaaataaacaagcaatagcctaattattaattattattaatagaaaTTATCTAGTTCAGTCCATTTAAACACAATGCTAAAGTTTCTTGCAGCACTGCTTACTAATGGGGGAATGCGGTGAGTAGGTAGTGGTAGTTATCTGAAGGAGAACACAGAGCATCATTTTCAGACGAAGCAAGAAGGTGACAAAGAGATCTTTATGTGAAAGGACAGGAAAACAAGATTGTTCTTCCATATGACCAAATCCTATGACCACATGACCATGATCTTCAACATATGATAAACACAGTAGGATCGCTGCACAACATGTTACAAGCACGACCCCCGAGAAGACGGATGTGGACGTATTCAGCAAATGAGTTGACATGAGTGGCTGGGCGGCTAAAATAGGCTACATCTAGTTTCTGGGATTTGTATTTCATTCCAGACCTTTACATTTTAGACTACatataaatatctttttatagatttctattttattaaatgttgtcaCCATGCACTCTGCAGGTGGAGGGCGATTGACAACATGGTTACAGGCAAAGTCAATACTATATCAACATTAACTTTCCCTTCCCTCACTCTTCCTCCTTGTCTATTCCCACCCGCTTGTCacaacaagagaaagaaatctaAAAGCTAATAGGTAGTGCTTGTTAAGTGCAAAATACCATATGGTACTGTAAACATAACATGACTAATTCAACTACAAATCAAATTCATCTGTTGTCTGAGGAGCCTGTTTGCTGCTTTATCAGTATGAAGGAAGTAAAAGAATGAAGTGTAATTTTTGTCttgaatatatttatttaagttactACACAGATTAACAATTGacatataaaacagaaattcaCTGGGGACTATATTAATCACATACATTAACACCCAATATAAACCTCCCTCGTGTCTATATTCATTAGCAGCCAGGGATTCTTCCCTTATATCTAGCTGACATAACTACTCTGATGTGTAATTAACCTGGTAAAGAACACTTTTAAATTGAAAATCTAGAAAACTATAAACCACAGTTTGATTTATACCTGACAGAATAGAAAAagaattatataaataatatggGACTGTTATTTTTAAGTAACAGGTTTGGGAAATACTCATGTAGcaacaaataatttaacaaaatcaaaaataccacagattttaaaaaggtATGTTATTTTATTGACTTCTTGCATTCTATAAGAACAATGAAACAAGCCATCTTTATCAGCAGCACATCATAACCACATCAAGGCTACTGTACTGACACTAtggctataaaaaaaaaacaagacaatatGTACAGTTTCTGTACAAAAAGCAGTCACTCATTATTTCTAATAAGGTAAACGTACAATGTGATGTACATTTCAAATAAGGCTAAGAGGCATTTAGTCCtaatgaaataacaataaatgtacTCTGAATGCAAGACATACTAGGACATAATAAAGTTGAAAGCCTCTGACCATTTCCATTTCAATCTATAATCAATCACCTTCATTGCTTTGACTGTATTTCATGTTAAATCTTCAAAAAACATGGACAGCTACTTTACTtaaggaaaaaaatacattcagtgTGCATTATGCTGTAATATCCATATCCAAGTAAGATGATACAAAGTACTTTTGCAAGTCTACTTTAATGGCCTTAGTGTCCTGAGGAGCCTGTCTGTTAtgatttttttgcatgtgtctAACTTGGCTCGACATTACTTTTATTTCCATCACTGTTCATACCTTAAGTGGATTTCTTTTCTACAGGTGCACAATAAATCCCCTCATTATTTGtccttatttttttcttcccttccCACTGTGCTTGCACCTAAAGATGTGTTTAATTTACCAAAAGGACTTTTCTCCTGCTCCTGTGGCTGCCCTTTGACTGAGTCTCTTTCACGATTGACTGGTCTACTTCTACTCCAGTTCCTGTCTGTAGCGTGAgccatttgtgtttgtttcagactAAAGACATCAGGATTGTTTGTCATGTGATTTGGGAAGCGTAGGAGACCTTCTGTTGGAGTGGGAAGTAAAGCAACTCTATGTCTTTGAGGTTTTACTGCTTGCTGATTTTGTTGGTTGTCGAAACCAGGGAATGATTTTTTGCCACTATTTGGAGCTGGGGGTCTACTGAATGGTTCAGAATGTGGATGACTAGGACCTTTGAATCTGGTAACCTGATGAGGATTATTTAAATGGTGGGTTTCCAATTTATCAAAATGTGTCATTGTTTGACCTCTCGGCCCTGGTTCTCTATGCCTCATGCCACTCTTCATGGGTGGCTCAGATCCTCTTGAGTCTAAACCTGGGTCAATCATGGCTGGACCTCTTGTTTCACATTGAGAgacttcagtgtttgtgtcccACCTATCAGAGCCATGTCTTATATCTGAACTTATACCAGGTTCAGGTCCAGGCCTTCTCAAACCTGGACCTCTTCTTTCCATTCTAAAGTTATGTTCAAATCCTTGCCTACATGGTCCATGGCTTTCCATGTCAACATCTGGCCTTAGCCCCCCCCAATCTGAAAACCTCCCATCAGTCTCTGGTctttcagtgtttgaatttcTGTTCCCAGGTCCCGGAAATCTTAAATCTGGACCTTGTggatatattttattaacaccTTCCATCTCAAATTCTCCTTCATTTGAGTATGAACTGATCAGGTCTGGACCTACCCTATGAGCTCCAGGTCCTTTCATATTTGGCCCTCTCAAGTTCCCCCTGAAGTCTTTTCCCATGTCTGATCCTGTACTACCTTTACTATCATGATCTCGTCCTCCATTATCTGGATCTCTTCCCCCTCTAAAGAATTGCCCAGGTCTCCTTCTGTTTGGCCCAGTCCCCCCTCTATGGGGGTCTTTCCATTCATTTCCAGCAAACCCTTTGCTCGGTCCTTGGGATACCATATCTGGATTATCATAACCAGGCCCTGGATTCCTGAAACCTGGACCACCCCAGTCATCTTGCGGACCTCTCATAGGCCCTGGAAATTGCATATTTGACCTTTCCTGTATAGGCCCTCCCCCCCTACTTTCTTGGTCTCTCCATTCACCATGAGAACCTTGTCCGCTTTGATTTGAGCCCTGCTCACATGGATCCCTGTTGATATGTCTTTTCCAGTTGTCTCCTGccctttctgtttcatttgctACAGCCTCCATATTAGGTCCTATTCTACCCGACCATTggtcttctgtgtctgtgcctttCCATCTGTCTCCCTGATTTAGACTCCTCTTATCTATCCCTCGTCCTCTAATGTTTCTCATCATAGACCTTCGACCCCTCATTATTTGGCCTGCTCTTTCTGGTCCTGGGCCTTCTATATTTGGTGTTCCTTGCACAGGTTCTGACCCCATAAAAATGCTATCATGTCTTGGatctttaatattttcaccCCTCTGTCTGATGCTTGGGTCTCTAAAGTCTGAACAACCTGATATTCTCCAATCAGGTCCTGAGCCCTCTATATGCGAACCTCTCCTTTCAGACGACTCACGTTTCCTGAAGCCTGGGCCTTCTGGTTCTTGTCTAACAGGACCAGAGCCCAAAGTGCCTGGACCTCTAAAATGTGGACCTCTTGAACCTTTCCCTTTACCTTCCATATTAGTTCGTACAGACTCCACTTGTCCTAAGTGTGGAATTCTCATATTAGGTTCTGAGTCCATCATATCAGAAGGTCTTCTTTCTTGTTCAGGGCACTGAAACTGTGGGCCTCCGAGAAAGCTACAGTTATTTTCTGCTTCCTCCAAATCTGGAGGTTTTCTTTCTGCCCCATGTCCTCTGAAATTTGGACCTCCTCGACCTCTCCTGTTGGGCCCTGGACCCTCCATTTCGGACCCTTCCCGCCATGGTCCCCTGATGTCTGAGCCTCTACCACCAGGGTATGGGCCTTCCATATTTGGATGTCTACTTTCTGGCCCAGTACCTCTAAAATGTAGTCCTCCCCGTCTGTGACGTCCTGGGCGTTCTAGATGTGAACCAGTTCTTTCAGGCCCTAAACCTATACAGTCAGGCCCAGAATCCCCCATTAATGGCTCTCTCCTCTGAGGACCCAGTACGCCAGCATTTTGATCACCAGGTCCTATCCTGTTAGGTCCTCGGCCTTCAATGGAGGGACTTCTCCTTTCACAACCGGGTCCTAGTAGGTCTGAACCCCCTGGTCCTCTCCTGTCAGGCCCTGATCTTTTTAAGGCCAGACCTCTGTTTTTATGCTCTGGTCCCCAGAATTCTGGACCTCCTGGTCCTCCCCTGTCAGGCTCTTGATTGCCCATAGACAGAGCTCTCCTTTTATGTCCTTGTCCTTCTCTCCAGTCATGCCCAACACTACCCATAATTGGACCTATCTTATCAGGCCCTTGTCCAGTAAAATCTGGACCTTCTGGTTCTCTCCTGTCAGGTCCTCCAGGCCCTATAGCTGGACCACTCCTGtcaggtcctggtccagttCTTGGAAGTCCAGCTTTTACTGGACCTCTAAGTCCTCTACTTTCAGGTCCAGGGCCCTCTATAAAAAGGCCTCTGTTTTCCTGTCCCTGTCCCCAGAAATGTGGGCCTGCAAGTGCCCTCCTCTCAGTCCCAGGACTCTCCATAGAAAAACTTCTCTCTGGCCTTGGCCCTGTACAATCTGGATCTCCAGGGCCTCCCCTGTCAGGCCCAGAGCAATCCATAGATAAGCCTTTTGTATCAGGCCCTGGTCCCCTAAAATCTGGACCTCCAGGTCCTCCTCTGTCAATTCCAGGACCTTCCATAGTGGGACCTCTCCCTACAGATCCTAGTCCTCTGAACTCAAAACCTCCAGGTCCTCGCATCTCACTCCCAGGACCCTCCACAGCTGGACCTCTCCTTTCAGGTCCTGGTCCCCAGAGATCTTGACCTCCTGGTCCTCTTCTGTCAGGCCCTAGACTAACAATTTCAGGAGCTCTCCTTTCAGGCCAAGGCCCCCTGAAATCTGGACCTGGTGGCCCCATTATGTCATGTTCTTGACCTTCCATACTTGGACATTTCCGCTCAGGTCCAGGCCCTTTGAAATATGAACCTCCAGGTCCTTGCGTGTCAGTGCCAAGACACTCCATAGCTAGACCTGTGTGTTCAATCCCAGTCCCTAGATTGTTCATACTGAAATCTGGATCTCCTGGTCCTCTTCCATCATGCACTAAGACATCCATGTCAGTTCTTCTATTTTCAAGTTCTGGTCCCCATTCATTCTGCATAAATGGCCTTCCTCTGACTGGACCTGATACTCTCCTATCAATTCCTCTCTGGTCATCTCTTCTATCTGAACCTGGGCCACTCCAATCTAGATCCCTCATATGTGGGTCCAGACCTTTATTATGACTCATCTGAGGCCCAATATTAGGACCAACACTGCCATGTTCTGGACCTCTCCATTCCAGATTTTTAATGCTTGGCATGGGCCCTCTGTATTCTTCTCCCATTTGCTCatttctccactgttgccctGGACCTTGCATATTTCTCACTGCGATGCCTTTATCTCTATCTGAACCTGTTGCCCCAACATCTCTGTCACCCTCTGCCCTAGTATTTGTCTGTGGCTCCCTGACATGAGCTCTAGGCACAGTACTGTCTTGTTCAATGCAGGACATGTTGGGCTCAGCACTTCCATAACTTATGCTTGGCCTGGCTTCTCTTATGGGTACACCACGCCCTCTTTGTGGACCACCAACCACTCTGTTAAAGTCTGCATTTCTTCCTTGTGGCTGAAAACCCCTTTTGTGAGAACCACGTCCTTCCAAAGCTCTTCCTGAGCCCCTAAAAGATGGACCTCTTACACCTTCACCCCTCATAAAGCATCTCATGCCCCCCGTATGTGGACtcccatctctgtctcttcctaTAACATCCTGAGCCCTATCTTCCATCTGTGGGCTCATTTCTGGACCATATATTTCAGGGGTTTTGTCTTGCATACCACCTC
This region includes:
- the LOC113167877 gene encoding transcription factor-like 5 protein isoform X2 — protein: MHMLGSDLGLMEMTEVEYMHLQHLIQVHMEAQTGPPDGPDAGSRPVAGMMKDGVGSTVISPLTTTQAIDLSTSTDEHCLVMPGEKTPASYGDVPGFVLAKIRGEDSPTSNSSTSSQKRSRSAARVCLEKRFNNVSADAPRPQDLQSAVLNNFLTILQQSTESQESVIHPQMQKWMKTDRANPFEVSSPYVIGHIPYIIEPNKHQGFIIPKSFSFNFHPERISTKAHYMSSSCPTEEQQLVNMQSDMVTPAAARNHGRVQNAQPTKTVKVPTNTAGEAGTSTRKRARSSMSLNQRRERHNSKEKERRKKIRLYCDELNMLVPFCDSDTDKVTTLQWTTAYLRYINKTYGETFKEEFQKSLTNEKGVLKSSTSSGQDNQDEDETLSIPLAVEQ
- the LOC113167877 gene encoding transcription factor-like 5 protein isoform X1, giving the protein MHMLGSDLGLMEMTEVEYMHLQHLIQVHMEAQTGPPDGPDAGSRPVAGMMKDGVGSTVISPLTTTQAIDLSTSTDEHCLVMPGEKTPASYGDVPGFVLAKIRGEDSPTSNSSTSSQKRSRSAARVCLEKRFNNVSADAPRPQDLQSAVLNNFLTILQQSTESQESVIHPQMQKWMKTDRANPFEVSSPYVGEVFNPVTNMCGQVIGHIPYIIEPNKHQGFIIPKSFSFNFHPERISTKAHYMSSSCPTEEQQLVNMQSDMVTPAAARNHGRVQNAQPTKTVKVPTNTAGEAGTSTRKRARSSMSLNQRRERHNSKEKERRKKIRLYCDELNMLVPFCDSDTDKVTTLQWTTAYLRYINKTYGETFKEEFQKSLTNEKGVLKSSTSSGQDNQDEDETLSIPLAVEQ